A genomic segment from Nicotiana tabacum cultivar K326 chromosome 7, ASM71507v2, whole genome shotgun sequence encodes:
- the LOC107774856 gene encoding putative 1-acyl-sn-glycerol-3-phosphate acyltransferase 5, translating to MADDFGKQPRHRNLTPLRMVRGIFCLIMLVLSAFILLVFFGFWPAIGMRTINVHYSRVGISFVFGCWLALWPFWFEKINKTKVVISGDSVPSAKRVLVIANHRTEVDWMYLWDLALRKGCVGSLRYILKSSLMRLPVFGWVFHVMEFIPVERKWDADALKLRQMLGTYQDPQDPLWLVVFPEGTDFTEQKCIRSQKYASENGLPILKNVLLPKTKGFCACLEELRGTLDAVYDITIGYKHHCPSFLDNAFGVDPAEVHMHVRCISVADIPASENEAASWLMDTFCDKDELLSDFHSQGHFPREGIESELSTAKCLANFIFVMTLTAICTYLTLFSSIWFKIYVSSVCAFLATATYFNFRPSPIVSL from the exons ATGGCTGATGATTTTGGAAAGCAACCAAGGCACCGTAATCTAACCCCGTTGAGGATGGTAAGGGGTATCTTCTGTCTAATTATGTTAGTACTCTCTGCATTTATACTGTTAGTGTTCTTTGGCTTTTGGCCTGCTATTGGCATGCGAACTATCAATGTCCATTATAGCAGAGTGGGAATATCCTTTGTTTTCGGATGTTGGTTAGCTTTGTGGCCTTTTTGGTttgaaaaaattaacaaaaccaAGGTGGTGATCTCTGGAGATTCTGTTCCATCCGCAAAGCGAGTCTTGGTTATTGCAAACCATCGAACTGAGGTTGATTGGATGTACTTGTGGGATCTTGCTTTGCGCAAAGGATGTGTGGGTTCGCTCAGGTATATACTTAAGAGCAGTTTGATGAGATTGCCAGTGTTTGGATGGGTTTTTCATGTCATGGAGTTCATACCTGTTGAGAGAAAATGGGATGCTGATGCATTGAAGCTGCGTCAGATGCTCGGGACCTATCAAGATCCTCAAGATCCACTGTGGCTTGTTGTTTTCCCGGAAGGCACTGATTTCAC AGAACAGAAGTGCATCCGTAGTCAAAAATATGCTTCTGAAAACGGATTGCCAATTCTGAAGAACGTACTTCTTCCAAAGACAAAAGGTTTTTGTGCTTGTTTGGAGGAGCTGAGAGGTACCCTGGATGCAG TTTATGACATCACAATTGGCTACAAGCATCATTGCCCTTCTTTTTTGGACAATGCCTTTGGGGTTGATCCAGCTGAAGTACATATGCACGTCCGCTGTATTTCTGTTGCCGATATACCAGCATCTGAAAATGAGGCTGCTTCATGGTTGATGGATACATTCTGTGACAAGGATGAATTGTTGTCGGATTTTCATTCACAAGGTCATTTCCCTCGCGAAGGAATAGAAAGTGAGCTGTCTACGGCCAAGTGTTTAGCAAACTTCATCTTTGTGATGACATTGACTGCGATTTGTACTTATCTGACtctattttcttccatttggTTCAAGATATATGTTTCCTCTGTCTGTGCATTCTTGGCAACAGCTACATACTTCAATTTTCGGCCTTCGCCCATTGTATCTTTATGA